The sequence CGCTCCTTCGGCCTGCGCACGGCGGTGATGCGGATGAGCTGCATCTACGGCCCGCGCCAGTTCGGCACCGAGGACCAGGGCTGGGTCGCGCATTTCCTGATCCGGGCGCTGCGCGGCGAGCCGATCACCATCTTCGGCGACGGCAAGCAGGTGCGCGACATCCTCCACGTCTCGGACGCCGTCGCCGCCTATCGCGCCGCGCTCGAGGGCATCGACGCCGTGCGTGGGCGCGTCTTCAACCTCGGCGGCGGGCCCGCCAACGCGGTCAGCCTGCGGGCCGTGCTCGATACGATCGAGGCGCTGGCGGGCCCGCTGCGGCTCGACCGTTCCGCGTGGCGCACGGGCGACCAGCTCTACTTCGTCGCCGACACCCGCCGCCTCGAGGCGGCGCTCGGCTGGCGCGCGCGCACCGACTGGCGGGCCGGGCTCGCCGATCTTGCGCGCTGGCTCGAGACCCAGGACTTCCTCCGCGGCGGCGCGCGCGCCCCGCGCGAGACGACGGAAAGGAGGCTCACGGCATGAAGGTCGCGCTCGTCAACCCGGCCTGGAGCTTCGACGGATCGATCTATTTCGGCTGCCGCCACGAGCACCTGCCGCTCGAGCTCGGCTATGCCAAGGCCCTGCTCGAGGCCGCGGGCCACGAGGCGCTGATGCTCGACGGGCTCTTGCAGGACGCCGACAACGCCGCGCTCGCCGCCCGGGTCGCCGACTACCGGCCGGACATCACCGTCGTCACCACGGCCCCGACCTACCTGTTCTGGCGCTGCGCCCCGCCGGAGCTGCGCGTGCCGGCGGAATTCCTCGCCGCGCTCGCCGGGCGCGGCGGGCGCACGGTCGCAGTCGGCCCGCACGGCTCTGCGACGCCCAAGCCCACGCTCGAGAAGCTCGGCGTCGACGCCGTGATCCGCGGGGAGTGCGAGGAGACGGTGGTCGCGCTGGCGGAGACCTCGGACTGGTCGCAGGTCGACGGCGTCGCGCGCCTGGTCGACGGCGCGCTGGAGACCCGCGGGCCGACGATGGCGAGCCCCTTCGTCGACCACGCGCCGCTCGTCTGGCCGCGGGAATGGCTCGCGAACCACCCGCATCATCATCACCGCTTCGACGAGGGCCCCTTCGTTGGCCACGGCGCGGAGGTCGAGGCCTCGCGCGGCTGCCCCTACGATTGCGCCTTCTGCGCCAAGATCGACTACCGCGACAAGTACCGCCGCCGGAAGCTCGAGCACGTGCTCGCAGAGATCGACGGCCTGATCGCCCAGGGCGTCGGCTATCTCTACTTCATCGACGAGATCTTCCTGCCGCAGAAGGCCCTGCTGGAGGCGCTGATCGAGCGCCCGGTCGTCTTCGGCGTTCAGACCCGCATCGATCTGTGGAAGCCCGACCTGCTCGAGCTCCTGGGCGAGGCGGGCTGCGTCTCCATCGAGGCGGGGCTCGAGAGCCTCACCGAGGAGGGCCGCGAGATGCTGGCCAAGCGCTGCCGCATGGACACGCCCGAGCTCGCCGCGCTCCTCGTGAAGGCGCGCGCGCACGTGCCTTTCGTGCAGGCGAACCTGATCGGCACGCCCACCGATTCGAAGGAGATCGTCGCCCATTGGCGCGAGCACCTGATTGCGCGCGGCGTGTGGGCGAACGATCCCGTGCCGCTCTACCCCTACCCGTCCTCGCCCTCCTACCGCGAGCTCTGGGGCCTGCCGGACGACCACGCCTGGGAGCGGGCGCACGAGCATTACCTCGCCGCCTTCGACCGGTTCAGCGACATCCAGGACGAGCGGCCGCGTCCGCTCGCCGAGCTCGAAGACGTCTGCTGCGGGGCGCGCGCATGACGATCCCGCCCTCGCCACGCCGCATCCTCGTCACCTGCGACGCCGTCGGCGGCGTCTGGCGCCATGCGCTCGACATGGCCCGCGCGCTCGGGCCTCACGGCGTCGAGACCGTGCTCGTCGCCTTCGGGCCCGAGCCCTCCGCCGAGCAGCGCGCTGAGGCGCGCGAGACCGAGGGCGTGACGTTTCTGTGGTTCGACCATCCGCTCGACTGGCTGGTGGCGGAGGAGGCGGCGCTCGACGGGATCCCGGCGGTGCTGGAGGGCGTCGCCGATCTCTACGACGTCGATCTCCTCCACCTGAACTATCCCTCCCACGCCCGGGGGCTGGCGACGACGCGGCCGGTGATCGTCATGTCCCATTCCTGCATGACGACCTGGTGGGCGGCGCTGCGCGGCGGCGAGCCGCCGGAGGAGTTCGCTCTGAACGCCCGGCTCGTGCGCGAAGGCTTCGCGCGGGCCGACCGGGTGCTCGCGCCGAGCCGCAGCCACGCCAATGCGCTCACCCGCGCCTACGGGTCTCTGCCCTCCCTCGACGTGGTCCGCAACGCGAGCTTCGCGCGCCCGCTCCCGCCGGAGCCGAACGACGGACGTCCCACTGCGCTCGCCATCGGCCGCTGGTGGGACGAGGCGAAGAACGCCCGCCTCCTCGACGCCGCCGCGGCGCTCGCTTCGACGCCGGTCCTGGCGCTCGGCGCGACCGCCGGGCCGAACGGCGAGGTCGTCGATTTCCGCCACGCCGAGGCGCCGGGCGCAGCCGCGCCGGCCGAGACCCGTGCGGCGCTCTCCCGGGCGGCCGTCTTCGTCTCGCCGGCCCGCTACGAGCCCTTCGGCCTCGCCGTGCTCGAGGCCGCGCAGGAGGGCTGCGCCCTCGTCCTCTCCGACATCCCGACCTTCCGCGAATTGTGGGACGGCGCCGCCACCTTCGTCGACGCGGACGACGCCGCGGGCTTCGCCGAGGCGATCGATCGCGTCGCCGGCGACGCGCGGGTCCATGCCTGGCACGTCGCGCAGGCGCAGGAGCGCGCGACGCGCTACGCGCCGCAGGCCCAGGCCGAGCGCCTGATGGAGATCTATACCGAGGCGCTGGCCGCCGCGCCCGAGGACGTCATGCGGCCGGCCCGGTGGCCGATGCCGCTTCCGGAGACCGCGTGATGCGTTTCGTCTTCTACTGTCACTCCCTCGCCTCCGACTGGAACCACGGCAACGCGCATTTCCTGCGCGGCGTCATGCGCGAGCTCGTCCATCGCGGCCACGAGGCCGTGGCGCTCGCGCCCTTCGACGCCTGGAGCCGGGCCAATCTCGCTGCCGACCAGGGCTTCGCCCCCCTCGACCGGTTCGAGCGAGACTTCCCCGAGCTGGAGGAGCGGCTCTACGAGCGCGGCTTCGACCACGCCGCCGCGCTCGAGGGCGCCGACGTGGTCGTCGTGCATGAATGGACCGATCCCGCCATCGTCGCCGAGATCGGCTGGCTGCGCCGGGAGGGCGCGCCGTTCACGCTGCTCTTCCACGACACCCACCATCGCGCCGTCTCCGCCGAGAAGGCGATCGCCGGGCTGGAGCTGCGCGACTACGACGGCGTGCTCGCCTTCGGCGAGGCCCTCGCCGCGCGCTACCGCGCCGCCGGCTGGGGCCGCCAGGTGCATGTCTGGCACGAGGCGGCGGATACGCGCCTGTTCCGGCCGCTTCCCGAGGTCGAGAAGACCGGCGACCTGGTCTGGATCGGCAATTGGGGCGACGGCGAGCGCGATCAGCAGCTGCGCGCGTTCCTGGTCGAGCCCGTGCGCGATCTCGGGCTCGTCGCCGAGGCCTGGGGCGTGCGCTACCCGCCCCAGGCGCTCGCGGCGCTCGAGGAGGCCGGCATCGCCTATCGCGGCTGGATCGCCAATGCCGACGCGCCGGAGGTCTTCGCCCGGCATCGCGTCACCGTCCACGTGCCGCGCCGGCCCTACGTCGAGAGCCTGCCCGGCATCCCGACGATCCGGGTGTTCGAGGCGCTGGCCTGCGGCATCCCCCTCGTCTGTGCGCCCTGGGAGGATGCGGAAGGGCTGTTCCGCCCGGGCGAGGACTACCTCCTCGCCGAGGACGGGGAGGCCATGCGCGCGGCTTTGCGCACCATCCTGAACGAGCCCGACCGCGCCGCGGCGCTCGCCGCGTCCGGCCTCGAGACCATCCGCGCCCGCCACACCTGCGCCCACCGCGTCGACGAGCTGATCGGCATCCTCGCCGATCTCGGCGTCGGGACGCGCGAGCAGGAGACCACAGAGACGGAGACCCTCCCGTGAAGATCGCCTTCTACGCCTCCAGCCTTCTGTCCTCCTACTGGAACGGCGCGGCGACCTACTATCGCGGGCTTCTCAAGGCGCTCGCCGCGCACGGGCACGAGATCGTCTTCTACGAGCCCGACGCCTTCGACCGGCAGAAGCATCGCGACATGGACGAGCCGCCCTGGGCCCGCGTCGTCGTCTACGAGGCGAGCCCGCAGGGCGTGCGCTCCGCGGCGGCGCAGGCCGCGAACGCCGACGTGGTCGTCAAGGCGAGCGGTGTCGGCTACGCCGACGACGCCATCCTGGAGGCGGTGATGGACGTCGCGCGCGACGACGCCGTCCGGCTGTTCTGGGACGTCGACGCCCCCGCGACGCTGGCCGAGATGGCCGGCGACGAGAGCCACGCCGTGCGCCGCATGCTGCCGCGTCTCGACGCGGTGATGACCTATGGCGGCGGCCATCCGGTGGTGAGCCGCTACGAAGCCTTCGGCGCCCACGCCTGCCACCCGATCTACAACGCGCTCGACCCCGACACCCACCACCCGGTCGACCCGGACCCGCGCTTTTCCGCCGATCTCGCCTTCCTCGGCAACCGCATGCCCGATCGCGAGGCGCGGGTGCGCACCTTCTTCCTGGAGCCCGCCGCGGCGGCGCCGGACAAGGCCTTCCTGCTCGGCGGCTCCGGCTGGGAGCCCTGGCAGATCACGCCGAACGTGCGCGCCATCGGGCATGTCGGCCAGCGCGACCACAACGCCTTCAACGTCACGCCCAAGGCCGTGCTCAACGTCAACCGCGAGAGCATGGCGCATGTCGGCTTCTCGCCGCCCACCCGCGTCTTCGAGGCGGCCGGCGCCGGCGCCTGCCTGATCACCGACCATTGGGAGGGCGTCGCCGAGTTCTTCGCGCCCGGCGAGGAGATCCTCGTCGCCCGCGACGGGCGGGACGTCGCCGAGATCATGGGCTGGCTGACGCCGGAGGCCGCCCAGCGCATCGGCCGCTGCGCCCTCGACCGCGCGCTGCGCGACCACACCTACGCCCGCCGCGCCAAGGAGGCCGACGCGATCCTGCGCGCGCTCAGGCAGAAGAAGACCCGGACGGGAGAGGCGGCATGACGAAGCCGCTCGACATCGTCGTCCTCGGGCTCTCGCTGTCCTCCTCCTGGGGCAACGGCCACGCGACCACCTATCGCGCGCTGCTGCGCGGCCTCGCCCGGCTCGGCCACCGCGTCACCTTCCTGGAGCGGGACGTGCCCTGGTACGCGAACAGCCGCGACCTCCCCGATCCCGATTTCTGCGCTCTCCACCTCTACGCGGATCTCGACGCGCTCGCCGCCCACGCGCCCGCGATCCGCGACGCCGACGCCGTGATCGTCGGCTCCTACGTCCCGGACGGGCCGGCCGTGATCGACCGGGTGGTCGAGACCGCCCGCGGCGTTGTCGCCTTCTACGACATCGATACGCCCGTGACGCTCGCCCAGCTCGCGCGCGGGGAGACGCAATCGCTCGAGGCGCGGCAGATCCCGCTCTTCGACGTCTATCTCTCCTTCACCGGCGGCCCGACCCTCGCGCGGCTGGAGCGCGACCTCGGCGCCCGGGCCGCCCGGGCGCTCTACTGCTCGGTGGAGGCGGACGCCTACGCGCCCACCGGCGAGGCGCCGGTCTGGGACCTCGGCTATCTCGGCACCTACTCGCCCGACCGCCAGCCGACGCTGGAGCGGCTCCTGATCGAGCCCGCGCGCCGCCTGCCAAAGAAGCGCTTCGTCGTCGCCGGCCCGCAATATCCCGACGACATCGCCTGGCCGCCCAACGTCGATCGCATCCCCCACCTGCCGCCGGCGGACCACCCCTCCTTCTATTCCCGTCAGCTCTGGACGCTCAACGTCACCCGCGCCGACATGATCGCGGCGGGCTTCTCGCCGAGCGTCCGGCTGTTCGAGGCGGGCGCCTGCGGCGCGGCGATCGTCGGCGATTTCTGGGAGGGGCTCGACGATCTCCTGCCGGACGGCGAGGCCATGATCGTCGCCCACGCCACCGACGACGTCGTGCGCCTCCTCACGCAGACGCCCGACGCGCGCCGGGAGGCGATCGCGGCCGATGCGCGGGCGCGGACGCTGGCCCGCCACACCGGCGTCGCGCGGGCCCGCGAGCTCGTCGCGGCGCTCGAAGAAGCGCAGGCGGCCCGCGCCGCGATGACGCGGAAAAAAGTCGCGGGGTTGTGAGACGGGATGCATCTTCTCCACGTCCTCGTGCGTTGGGGCGAGAGAATTCACGCCCATCCGGCGACGACCGGCGGCACTGGGAAAGGTGATCTGTCATGAATTCTTTCCGCACGAGGAAAAACCATCGCCGCCGCGCCGTGCTCGTGGCGGGCGGCGCCGGGTTTCTCGGCTCTAACCTGTGCGATCGTCTCGTGGCCGAAGGCGCCCGCGTGATCTGCCTCGACAACATGCAGACCGGGTCCTACGAAAATCTCGGCGGCCTCGTGCGCGAGCCGCGCTTCTCCGTGGTGGAGCAGGACGTCTGCGACCCGCTTCCCGCCAATCTCGAGGTCGAGGCGGTCTACAATCTCGCCTGCGCCGCCTCGCCGCCGCGCTACCAGGCCGACCCGGTCCACACGATGATGACGAGCGTGGTCGGCACGCGCCACCTGCTCGACCATTGCGAGCGCCACGGCGCGCGCTTCCTGCAGGCCTCGACGAGCGAGATCTACGGCGATCCCAAGCAGCATCCGCAGGCCGAGGACTACTGGGGCAACGTCAACCCCACGGGCCCGCGCGCCTGCTACGACGAGGGCAAGCGCGCCGCCGAGACCCTGTGCTTCGACTATCTGCGCGGGCGCTCGGTGGACGTGCGGGTGGCGCGCATCTTCAACACCTACGGCCCGCGCATGCGCCCCGACGACGGCCGCATCGTCTCGAACCTGATCTGCCAGGCCCTCGCCGGCGAGCCGCTGACGATCTACGGCACGGGCGAGCAGACGCGCTCGTTCTGCTATGTCGACGACATGATCGAGGGGCTCGCGCGCCTGATGCGGGCGAAGACGACGCCGGACGGGCCGGTCAATCTCGGCAACCCGGCGGAGTTCACCATCGTCGAGCTCGCCGACATGGTGCTCGACCTGATCGAGACGAGCTCCCGCCTCGTCTATGAGCCGCTGCCCACCGACGATCCCCAGCGCCGCCGCCCGGACATCGCCCGCGCCGACGCGCTGCTCGGCTGGCGCCCGACGACGCCGCTCGCCGAGGGGCTGCCGCCCACGATCGACTGGTTCGCCGGCCGGCGCGCCGCCGCCTCGAGCGAGGCCCGTCGCGCGCGCCCCTCCCGCGTCGAGCCGGTGCTCCAGAGCACGGCCTGACGCCGCCGGGCGTCGCCATCCGATCGCCGTGCGCGTCCCGGGCCACGACCGGCCCGGGACGCGCACCGCGCGTATCGCCTCGCGAGCCCTGGCGCCCCCCGCTCCATCCGTATAAATCCTGTCACCCGAGCGTCATACGGCCTTGCTACCCGCACGGCCGAGGCGTCGCGTCCGCGCGCCGGAACCCCGCATCAACGAGGTTGCCCCATGAAGACGATCCTGCGTCCGCTGATCGCCGGCCTCGCCCTCGCCACGGTCTCGACCGTGGCGCTGGCCCAGTCCGGCTCCATCACGGTCTACACCTCCCAGCCGACCGAGCAGATGGACACCATCGTGAAGGCCTTCAACGAGGCCTATCCGGACATCCAGGTCGAGGTCTTCCGCTCGGGAACGACCGAGGTCGTCAACCGCCTACAGGCCGAGTTCGCCGCCGGCTCGACCCCCGCCGACGTGCTCCTCATCGCCGACGCGGTGGCGATGACCCGCCTCAAGGGCGACGACCGTCTCGAGGCCTATGCGGACGCGCCTGTCCAGGGCCTGCCCGAGGCCGTGATCGACCCGGACATGACGTTCTTCGGCACGAAGCTGATCACCACGGGCATCGTCTACAACACCGAGCTCGTCGAGGAGGCCCCGACCTCCTGGATGGACCTGACCAAGCCCGAGATCGCCGCCTCGCTCACCATGCCGAGCCCGCTCTATTCGGGCGCCGCCGTCTACCATGTCGGCACCATGGTGCAGCAGCCGGAGTTCGGCTGGGACTATTACGAGACGCTCGCCGACAACGGCGCCATCGCCGGGCGCGGCAACGGCGGCGTGCTCGAGGCCGTGGCCCGCGGCGAGAAGGCCTACGGCATCATCGTCGACTTCATGCCGCTCAACGCGGCCGCCCAGGGCTCGCCGGTCGGCTTCGTCTTCCCGGAGGAGGGCGTCTCCGCGATCACCGAGCCGGTCGCCATCGTCAAGGGCACGGACGACCTCGAGGCCGCCAAGGCCTTCGTCGACTGGACGCTCTCGGAGGAGGGCCAGCGCCTCTCCGCTTCGCAGGGCTACATCCCGCTCATCGACGGCGTCGAGCTGCCCGAGGGCCGTCCGGCTCCCTCCCAGCTCACCATCCTCGAGGCCGATCTCGGCGCCATGATCGAGAACGACGAGGCGAACAAGCGCGCCTTCGCCGACCTGTTCGGCGGCTGATCGCATGCCCGTGCGCGCGCAGGCCGTCCCCCCGCCGCGCCTGCGTGCGCCCCTTCGCGCGCCTTCCGGCGAGATCCTCATGCTCGCCGGGGTGGCGCTCTATCTGGGCGTTTTCACGCTTTGGCCCCTCGGGCGCCTTCTCCTGGAGGCGCTCGGGGAGAACGCCGCCGGCGAGACGCTCGGCATCCTGCGCGACCAGTGGGAGTCGCGCTCCACCTCCCGCGCGCTCTGGAACACGCTGGAGGCTGGCAGCCTCGCGACCCTGGTCTCGATCCTGCTCGGCGGCACGATGGCCTTCGTCGTCGCGCTGACGAACGTCCGCGCCAAGACCGCGCTGACCTTCGCGCTGCTGCTGCCGCTCCTCGTTCCCTCCCAGATCACCGCGCTCGCCTGGATCGAGCTGATCGGCCCCTCCTCGCCGATCCTGCGGCCGCTCGGCCTCGCGAGCCCGCCCGGAACCACGAACCCGCTCTACTCGCTGTGGGGCATCGTCCTCGTCATGGGCGTGGAGCACGCGGCCCTCGTCTTCCTCGCCGTGCGCGCGGGCCTGCGCGCCATGCCGCGCGATCTCGTGGAGGCGGCGCGGATCTCCGGCGCGCGCCCGCTCGTCGCCACGATGCGCATCGTCCTGCCGCTGGCCTTGCCGTCGCTCATCGCCGGGGCGGCGCTGGCCTTCGTTTCCGCCATCGGGAATTTCGGCGTGCCGGCGCTGCTCGGGATCCCCGGCCGCTACACGATGCTGACGACGCTGATCTACCAGCGCCTCAACGGCTTCGGCCCCTCCGTGCTGGGCGAGGTGGCGGCCATCGCGCTGATCCTGATCCTGATCGCGGTCGCGGGCCTGGCGCTGCGCGCCCTCGTCGCGGCGCGGATGAACGCGCGGGTGGAGCGGGCGAGCGCCATGCTCCGGCCCTTCCCGCTGGGGCGCGCGCGGCTCCCCGTCGAGGCCGCCGTGTGGAGCGTGCTGGTCTTCGTGTCCTTCCTGCCGCTCGTCGCGCTGCTGGCCTCCTCGCTCACGCCCGCGGTGGGCGTGCGGCTCTCCCTCGAGACGATCACCCTCGACAATTACCGCTTCGCCGTTCTCGGCCAGGACGTGGCCCGGCGCGCCTTCGCCAATTCCTTCCTGCTCGCCGGAGCGACGGCGCTGGTCGCTGGCCTCGTCGCCGTGCCGCTCGCCTACCTCGCCGTGATGCGCCGCATGAAGGCCGCGCGGGGCCTGGATCTCGTGGCGGACACGCCCTACGCCATCCCGGGCACGGTGCTCGCCATCGGCGCGATCCTGGTCTTCCTGCCGCCGCTGCCGCTGATCGGGGTCTCGGTCTACAACTCGCTCTGGATCATCCTCTTCGCCTATTTCGCCCGCTTCATGACGCTGGCGCTGCGCCCCGTCACCGCGAGCCTCGAGACGATCGAGCCCGCGCTCGACGAGGCCGCCCGCATCGCCGGCGCGCGGGCCTTCCGCCGGCTGTTCGCGATCATCCTGCCCGTAGCGGCGCCGGCGGCGGTGGCCGGCGGGCTCCTGATCTTCATGACGGCCTTCAACGAGCTCACCGTCTCGGCGCTGCTCTGGTCGTCGGGCGCCGAGACGCTGGGCGTCGTCGTCTTCTTCCTGCAGTACGAGGGCAACTCGCCCGCCGCCGCGGCGCTCGCGACGGCGACGGTCGTGGTGACGCTGGTCCTGGCGCTGATCCTGGATCAGGTCGGGCGCTGGCTGCCCGGCGACGTGGTTCCCTGGCGCGACGCGACCGGGTGAGCGCGCCTCAGCCGACGTCGCCCGGCAGGTCGAGCCGCGCGGAGAGGCCGCCCATGGCGCTCTCGCCGAGCGTCAGCGAGCCCCGATAGAGCGTGGCGAGGTCCACCACGATCGACAGCCCCAGCCCCGAGCCCGGCACCGTCTCGTCGAGGCGCTTGCCGCGTTTCACCATCTCGTCGCGCTTGTCCGCCGGCACGCCCGGACCGTCGTCCTCGACCACGAGGACGAGACGCGGGCGCTCGGGGTCCCCGGACGCCTCGGCCCGCAGCACCACGCGGCCGCGCGCCCATTTGGCGGCGTTGTCGAGGAGGTTGCCCAGCATCTCCTCGAGATCCTGCTTCTCGCCGCGAAAGCGTGCGTTCTCGGGCGCCTCGAGCGCGAGGTCGAGCCGCTTGTCCGCGTGGATCTTGGCGAAGGCGCGCATCAGCGCGGCGGCCACCGGCGAGACCGGGGTCACCGTGCCGAGCGTGCCCACCTGCGCCGCCGCGCGGGCGCGGTCGAGATAGTAGCCGATCTGCCGGCGCATGGTCTCGGCCTCGGCCTCGACCACCGGGGCGAGGGGGCCGCCCTCCGCGCGCGCCTCGTTGACGAGCACCGAGAGCGGCGTCTTCAGCGCGTGCGCGAGATTGCCGACCTGGGTGCGGGCGCGCTCGAGGATGTCGCGGTTCGAGCCGATCAGCAGGTTGATCTCCCCCGCGAGCGGGGCGATGTCGTGCGGGTAGTCCCCCGAGACCGTCTCGCTGTCGCCGCGGCGGATGGCGACGACCGCGGCGCGCAGGCGCGCCAGCGGACGCAGGCCGAAGCGGATCTGGAGCAGCGTCGAGAGCCCCAGCAGCAGCCCGAGCGCCGCGAAGGTTGCGGCGAGCGCCAGAGCGAAGCGCCCGATGTCGGCCGCGATCTCGTCGGCGGGCGCCGCGACGAGCACGGTGAAGCGCCGCCCCTCGCCCGCGGCGAGGGTGCGCTCCACGGCCCTCAGGCTCTGCCCGTCCGGCCCCGTGACGTAGCCCGTGCGCACCGCGCCGAGCTCGGCTCCCGGCCCGTCGAGCCAGGGCAGGGCGGCGCCGACCAGGGAGGACGAGGTGGTGATCTCGCGCAGCGACGCGCCGGGCGCGCCGATCTGCCAGTACCAGCCGGAGAAGGGCAGCTCGAACAGCGGATCCCCGGCCGCCAGCGCCTCCCGCCCCGTCGCGACCTGGGAGCCGAGCGTCGTGACGTGCACGAGGAGCCGCTGGTCGAAGCCGCGCTCCGTCGTCTGCCGGTAGAGCGCGACGAGGATCACGCCCGCGCTCACCAGGATCACGGCGCTCCAGAACAGGGCCGAGACCGCGAGGCGGACGGCGATGGAGCGGCCGGCGAGGGGGCGGAAGCGCGCACGCATCGGCGGGCCGGCTCAGGCGCTCTCGTCGATGACGTAGCCGAGCCCGCGCATGGTCTTGATCACGTCCACGCCGAGCTTCTTGCGCAGGCGCCCGACGAAGACCTCGATCGTGTTGGAATCGCGGTCGAAATCCTGGTCGTAGAGGTGCTCCGTCAGCTCCGCGCGGGAGACGATGCGGCCCTTGTGGTGGATCAGGTAGGCGAGAAGCCGGTATTCGTGGCTCGTCAGCTTCACCGGCCTATCCTCGACGAGCACGCGCCCGGCGCGGGTGTCGAGCGTCACCGGCCCGCAGACGATCTCCGAGGTGGCGTGCCCGGCGGCGCGGCGCAGGAGCGCCCGCACGCGCGCCAGCAGCTCCTCGACGTGGAAGGGCTTCGTCACGTAGTCGTCCGCGCCGGCGTCGAAGCCCTGCACCTTGTCCGACCAGCGGTCGCGCGCGGTGAGGATCAGCACCGGCATCGTCCTGCCCGCCCGCCGCCAGGCGGAGAGCACGGAGACGCCGTCGGTCTTGGGCAGGCCGAGATCGAGGATGACGCAGTCGTAGGGCTCGGTCTCGCCCAGGAACTGGCCCTCCTCGCCGTCGAAGGCCTTGTCGACGACGTAGCCGGAATCCTCCAGCGCGGCGACGATCTGGCGGTTGAGGGAGGCGTCGTCCTCTACGACGAGCAGGCGCATGGCGGGACCCTCTCAGTTCACCGAGACGACGCCGCCGGAGCCGGCGTCGACGATCACGGTCACGAAACGCCCGTCGCCGCCGAGCGCGGCGATGCGGTAGACGAAGCCGCCGCCGCCCTGGCAGAGGTCGACCTGGGTGATCTGGGCCCCGGGAACCGCGCCCTCGGCGGCCCGCACGGCGGCGACCGCCGGAACGACCTGCCCGGAGGCGACGGCCTCCCGGGTCTCGCCGGGCGACAGGCACGCCTGCGCGGCGGCCGGCGCCGGCGCGGCGGCGAGAGCGAAGAGGAGGGGGAGAAGGGCGAGACGGGTGCGCATGACGGCATCATACTTGGCGCAGCCGCGCTGAACAGGCCGTGAATGGCGCGTTCAGGGCAGGGGCCGGCCTCACCCCTCCGGCGCCACGCCCGCCCAGCCCGTTTGCCGCGCGGCCTCCCCGAGCAGCATCGCCGCCGAGACCGCGACGTTGAGCGAGCGGAAGCCGGGCCGCATCGGGATCACCACGCGGGCGTCGGCGGCCTCGTGCACCGCCTCGGGCACGCCCGCCGATTCGCGCCCGACCAGGATCGCGTCGCCCGCGGCGAAGGCGAAATCGGTATAGCGGGTCGCGCCGCGCGTCGTGGCGAGCACCAGCCGCACGCCGACCTCGCGCCGCCATTCCTCGAACGCGCTCCAGGAGCGGTGGCGCACGATCTCGACGCGGTCGAGATAATCCATGCCCGCCCGGCGGAAATTGCGGTCCGACACGTCGAAGCCCGCCGGCTCGACGATGTCCACCGCCGCCCCCAGGCAGGCGGCGAGACGCACCATGGTGCCGGTGTTCTGCGGGATGTCGGGCTGGTAGAGGACGAGGCGCATGACGCGGTCTTCGGGCCGCCGCGACGCCGCGTCAAGTGAACCGCGTGGCGCGCGCCCTAGTTGGACCCTATCTGTGAAGTGGAACCCCCGGACCGCGCGAGCCTCATGA comes from Salinarimonas sp. and encodes:
- a CDS encoding ABC transporter substrate-binding protein, encoding MKTILRPLIAGLALATVSTVALAQSGSITVYTSQPTEQMDTIVKAFNEAYPDIQVEVFRSGTTEVVNRLQAEFAAGSTPADVLLIADAVAMTRLKGDDRLEAYADAPVQGLPEAVIDPDMTFFGTKLITTGIVYNTELVEEAPTSWMDLTKPEIAASLTMPSPLYSGAAVYHVGTMVQQPEFGWDYYETLADNGAIAGRGNGGVLEAVARGEKAYGIIVDFMPLNAAAQGSPVGFVFPEEGVSAITEPVAIVKGTDDLEAAKAFVDWTLSEEGQRLSASQGYIPLIDGVELPEGRPAPSQLTILEADLGAMIENDEANKRAFADLFGG
- a CDS encoding iron ABC transporter permease — translated: MLAGVALYLGVFTLWPLGRLLLEALGENAAGETLGILRDQWESRSTSRALWNTLEAGSLATLVSILLGGTMAFVVALTNVRAKTALTFALLLPLLVPSQITALAWIELIGPSSPILRPLGLASPPGTTNPLYSLWGIVLVMGVEHAALVFLAVRAGLRAMPRDLVEAARISGARPLVATMRIVLPLALPSLIAGAALAFVSAIGNFGVPALLGIPGRYTMLTTLIYQRLNGFGPSVLGEVAAIALILILIAVAGLALRALVAARMNARVERASAMLRPFPLGRARLPVEAAVWSVLVFVSFLPLVALLASSLTPAVGVRLSLETITLDNYRFAVLGQDVARRAFANSFLLAGATALVAGLVAVPLAYLAVMRRMKAARGLDLVADTPYAIPGTVLAIGAILVFLPPLPLIGVSVYNSLWIILFAYFARFMTLALRPVTASLETIEPALDEAARIAGARAFRRLFAIILPVAAPAAVAGGLLIFMTAFNELTVSALLWSSGAETLGVVVFFLQYEGNSPAAAALATATVVVTLVLALILDQVGRWLPGDVVPWRDATG
- a CDS encoding ATP-binding protein; its protein translation is MRARFRPLAGRSIAVRLAVSALFWSAVILVSAGVILVALYRQTTERGFDQRLLVHVTTLGSQVATGREALAAGDPLFELPFSGWYWQIGAPGASLREITTSSSLVGAALPWLDGPGAELGAVRTGYVTGPDGQSLRAVERTLAAGEGRRFTVLVAAPADEIAADIGRFALALAATFAALGLLLGLSTLLQIRFGLRPLARLRAAVVAIRRGDSETVSGDYPHDIAPLAGEINLLIGSNRDILERARTQVGNLAHALKTPLSVLVNEARAEGGPLAPVVEAEAETMRRQIGYYLDRARAAAQVGTLGTVTPVSPVAAALMRAFAKIHADKRLDLALEAPENARFRGEKQDLEEMLGNLLDNAAKWARGRVVLRAEASGDPERPRLVLVVEDDGPGVPADKRDEMVKRGKRLDETVPGSGLGLSIVVDLATLYRGSLTLGESAMGGLSARLDLPGDVG
- a CDS encoding response regulator transcription factor, with product MRLLVVEDDASLNRQIVAALEDSGYVVDKAFDGEEGQFLGETEPYDCVILDLGLPKTDGVSVLSAWRRAGRTMPVLILTARDRWSDKVQGFDAGADDYVTKPFHVEELLARVRALLRRAAGHATSEIVCGPVTLDTRAGRVLVEDRPVKLTSHEYRLLAYLIHHKGRIVSRAELTEHLYDQDFDRDSNTIEVFVGRLRKKLGVDVIKTMRGLGYVIDESA
- a CDS encoding PepSY domain-containing protein, with the protein product MRTRLALLPLLFALAAAPAPAAAQACLSPGETREAVASGQVVPAVAAVRAAEGAVPGAQITQVDLCQGGGGFVYRIAALGGDGRFVTVIVDAGSGGVVSVN
- a CDS encoding tRNA (cytidine(34)-2'-O)-methyltransferase; protein product: MRLVLYQPDIPQNTGTMVRLAACLGAAVDIVEPAGFDVSDRNFRRAGMDYLDRVEIVRHRSWSAFEEWRREVGVRLVLATTRGATRYTDFAFAAGDAILVGRESAGVPEAVHEAADARVVIPMRPGFRSLNVAVSAAMLLGEAARQTGWAGVAPEG